One window from the genome of Amycolatopsis sp. NBC_01480 encodes:
- a CDS encoding FAD-dependent oxidoreductase produces MARVVVAGGGYGGIAVAKALDDVAEVVLVEPREEFVHHNAALRALVDPEWTDRIFLPYENLLRHGRILRDHVVQVGDSCGEVTLSSGERVVADYVVLATGSAYPLPAKMDVFGTTAAKGRLHAAREAVAEADAVLLLGAGPVGLELTGEIKDRWPDKAVTIVDPAADVLGGQYPDEFRAELRRQLDALGVTLLLGTSLTEDPVSQAGQSKAFTVTTRSGHRVSAGVWFRCFGVAPASGYFSGSPARTTAGTLRVTPHLRVAGHERVFALGDLVDLPEAKMARAAGMQADVVAANIRALIEGGPLTVYSPASPGISLPLGVRGGATYQEGIGVLGAERTAELKGGDLRTAPYVELLGQTRDR; encoded by the coding sequence ATGGCGAGAGTGGTGGTGGCCGGCGGCGGCTACGGCGGGATCGCGGTGGCGAAGGCGCTCGACGACGTGGCGGAGGTGGTGCTCGTCGAGCCGCGGGAGGAGTTCGTGCACCACAATGCGGCGTTGCGCGCGCTGGTCGATCCCGAGTGGACGGACCGGATCTTCCTGCCGTACGAGAACTTGCTCAGGCACGGCCGAATTCTCCGCGACCACGTCGTGCAGGTCGGCGACAGCTGCGGCGAGGTGACGCTCTCGTCGGGCGAGCGGGTGGTGGCCGACTACGTCGTGCTCGCCACGGGGTCGGCGTATCCGTTACCGGCGAAGATGGACGTTTTCGGTACCACCGCGGCGAAAGGCCGGCTCCACGCCGCGAGGGAGGCCGTGGCCGAGGCCGACGCGGTGCTGCTGCTCGGCGCCGGCCCGGTCGGGCTGGAGCTGACCGGCGAGATCAAAGACCGCTGGCCGGACAAGGCCGTGACGATTGTCGACCCCGCGGCGGACGTGCTCGGCGGGCAGTACCCGGACGAGTTCCGCGCGGAGCTGCGCCGCCAGCTCGACGCGCTGGGCGTGACGTTGCTCCTGGGCACCAGCCTGACGGAGGATCCGGTTTCCCAGGCAGGACAATCGAAAGCGTTCACCGTGACGACGCGTTCGGGGCACCGGGTGAGCGCCGGAGTGTGGTTTCGCTGCTTCGGCGTCGCGCCGGCTTCCGGCTACTTTTCCGGCTCTCCGGCGCGGACGACGGCCGGGACATTACGGGTGACTCCGCACCTTCGCGTCGCCGGCCACGAGCGGGTCTTCGCGCTCGGCGACCTGGTGGACCTGCCGGAGGCGAAGATGGCGCGGGCGGCCGGAATGCAGGCCGACGTCGTGGCCGCGAACATCCGGGCGCTCATCGAGGGCGGGCCGCTCACGGTGTACTCCCCGGCGTCGCCGGGGATCTCGTTGCCGCTGGGCGTCCGCGGCGGCGCGACCTACCAAGAGGGGATCGGAGTGCTGGGCGCGGAACGGACTGCCGAGCTGAAGGGCGGGGACCTGCGGACGGCCCCGTACGTCGAGCTGCTGGGCCAGACCCGCGACCGATGA
- a CDS encoding SDR family NAD(P)-dependent oxidoreductase, translated as MPVTIVIGAGPGIGRSVARRFEREGFETGLISRTGPYQADVADERSLRTALDAAVADLGRPEVVVYNAAVIRPDTPGELTVDEHLDRWRVNVLGAYVAAAHLAPAMAARGHGTFLVTGGMPEPKAGYSSLSLGKAGVRTLVALFAEQHPELHCISNSAVPRLPSPARSPRVPRSIRTTSPSTTGGCTTSRARNGRWKRSTTGAPHDQPQPCVKQPAR; from the coding sequence ATGCCGGTGACGATCGTGATCGGGGCGGGGCCGGGCATCGGCCGTTCCGTGGCGCGCCGCTTCGAGCGTGAAGGGTTCGAGACCGGGCTGATCTCGCGCACCGGGCCGTACCAGGCGGATGTCGCGGACGAGAGGTCCTTGCGCACGGCACTGGACGCGGCCGTCGCGGACCTCGGGCGGCCCGAAGTGGTGGTTTACAACGCCGCCGTGATCCGGCCGGACACCCCGGGCGAGCTGACCGTCGACGAGCACCTGGACCGGTGGCGGGTCAACGTGCTCGGCGCGTACGTGGCCGCGGCGCACTTGGCGCCGGCAATGGCCGCGCGGGGCCACGGCACCTTCCTGGTCACCGGCGGGATGCCGGAGCCGAAGGCGGGTTACAGCAGTCTTTCGCTGGGCAAGGCGGGCGTGCGGACGCTGGTGGCGTTGTTCGCCGAGCAACATCCTGAGCTGCACTGTATTTCAAACAGCGCTGTGCCTCGGTTACCGTCGCCGGCGCGGTCGCCCCGGGTACCGCGTTCGATCCGGACGACATCGCCGAGCACTACTGGCGGCTGCACAACCAGCCGCGCGCGGAATGGGCGCTGGAAGCGGTCCACGACGGGCGCACCTCATGACCAGCCCCAGCCCTGCGTGAAGCAGCCCGCCAGGTAG
- a CDS encoding helix-turn-helix domain-containing protein, producing MRLGALLDTPGLGLTLLAGADALDREFERVFQATLQDPTRYLDGGEIVLCGLRWLPGPADADEFVGTLAAAGVVALGAGTAEVGGPVPEHLVESCRRVGLPLFEVPLSVSFATVTERVILGLAAEREAPAQDSHRRLIAAVTEGRGLPALVAAGAAELAADCWVLSATGRLIAGPDSLPADRRAALARHFLRAERLPLTVSPQTDAAAPVTLFAAASRSGHRVASWFLVVDGDCSAWPSWRRELALELAPLVGLERTRVDEAKRIENRAAEPLLRLALSDSPTAELASRLAAAEFPVREQLVALSAEVTGGGPGLTPVLVEELLAAVSGPTLVGTVDGETFGLFPAFLRLDRVAADLREAVRILEPALGSARLAIGLSRAPDAAGLRAGIQEARHARTLAALSPGRASVLAGDEVASHLLLLAAVPDDLRRSFGEKVLGPVLAYDAAHGSELLGTLKAFLEHSGSWTQTSAALHLHVNTLRYRVSRISDLTGRDLGRFADRVDLYLAGCFTQGWGWS from the coding sequence GTGCGGCTCGGTGCGCTGCTGGACACGCCGGGGCTCGGGCTGACGCTGCTGGCCGGTGCCGACGCGCTGGACCGCGAGTTCGAGCGCGTGTTCCAGGCGACCCTGCAGGATCCGACGCGGTACCTGGACGGCGGCGAGATCGTGCTGTGCGGCCTGCGCTGGCTGCCCGGTCCCGCCGACGCGGACGAGTTCGTCGGCACCCTGGCCGCGGCGGGCGTGGTCGCGCTGGGCGCGGGCACGGCCGAGGTCGGCGGCCCGGTGCCGGAGCACCTGGTGGAATCGTGCCGCCGGGTCGGGCTGCCGCTGTTCGAAGTGCCGCTTTCGGTGTCCTTCGCGACGGTGACGGAACGCGTGATCCTCGGCCTGGCCGCCGAGCGCGAAGCCCCGGCGCAGGACTCGCACCGGCGGCTGATCGCGGCCGTCACCGAAGGCCGTGGGCTGCCCGCGCTGGTGGCCGCGGGCGCGGCCGAGCTGGCCGCGGACTGCTGGGTGCTCAGCGCGACGGGCCGCCTGATCGCCGGCCCGGACTCCCTGCCTGCCGATCGGCGCGCGGCCCTCGCCCGGCACTTCCTGCGGGCCGAACGCCTGCCGTTGACCGTGAGTCCCCAGACCGACGCGGCCGCCCCGGTCACCCTCTTCGCCGCGGCGAGCCGGTCCGGGCACCGCGTGGCCAGCTGGTTCCTGGTGGTCGACGGCGACTGCTCGGCCTGGCCGTCGTGGCGGCGGGAGCTGGCGCTGGAGCTGGCCCCGCTGGTCGGGTTGGAGCGAACGCGCGTCGACGAAGCCAAACGCATCGAAAACCGCGCAGCCGAGCCATTGCTGAGACTGGCGCTTTCCGACTCGCCGACGGCCGAGCTGGCGTCCCGGCTGGCAGCGGCGGAGTTCCCCGTGCGGGAGCAGCTGGTGGCGCTGTCCGCCGAAGTCACCGGCGGCGGCCCCGGCCTGACGCCGGTGCTGGTCGAAGAACTGCTGGCGGCCGTCTCCGGGCCGACGCTCGTCGGCACCGTGGACGGTGAGACTTTCGGCCTGTTTCCCGCATTCCTGCGCCTCGACCGCGTGGCGGCGGACCTGCGCGAGGCCGTTCGCATCCTCGAGCCGGCGCTGGGTTCGGCGCGGCTGGCCATCGGGCTGAGCCGGGCGCCGGACGCGGCCGGGCTGCGCGCGGGAATCCAGGAAGCCCGACACGCGCGGACGCTCGCGGCGCTTTCGCCCGGACGCGCGAGCGTGCTGGCGGGCGACGAGGTCGCGTCCCACCTGCTGCTGCTCGCCGCCGTGCCGGACGACCTTCGCCGTTCCTTCGGCGAGAAGGTGCTCGGCCCGGTCCTGGCCTACGACGCCGCGCACGGCTCCGAACTACTGGGCACGCTGAAGGCCTTCCTCGAGCACTCGGGCTCCTGGACGCAGACGTCCGCCGCGCTGCACCTGCACGTGAACACCCTGCGGTACCGGGTGAGCCGGATCTCGGACCTCACCGGACGGGACCTGGGCCGGTTCGCCGACCGCGTCGACCTCTACCTGGCGGGCTGCTTCACGCAGGGCTGGGGCTGGTCATGA
- the folP gene encoding dihydropteroate synthase: MAIVNRTPDSFYDHGATFEEQRAQDAVRRARAEGADLIDIGGVPAGHGPEVSTAEEISRVVPTVAWARETFPDLVISVDTYRAEVADAVCRAGADLVNDNWAAVEPEILDVAAQYGAGYICAHTNGLQPRTEAVRPEYDDVVKAVIEGTTALAERALERGVPREGIMIDPCIDFGKNSYQSLELLRNVETLTETGWPVLMALSNKDVIGETLDVPVGERVSGTLAATAVAALHGAAMFRAHQVRETRHVVEMVASIAGTRPPANVVRSL, from the coding sequence ATGGCCATCGTCAACCGCACGCCCGATTCGTTCTACGACCACGGCGCCACCTTCGAAGAGCAGCGCGCGCAGGACGCCGTCCGCCGCGCCCGCGCCGAGGGAGCGGACCTCATCGACATCGGCGGAGTGCCCGCCGGCCACGGCCCCGAAGTCAGCACCGCGGAAGAGATCAGCCGCGTCGTGCCGACTGTCGCCTGGGCCCGCGAGACCTTCCCGGACCTCGTGATCAGCGTCGACACCTACCGCGCCGAAGTCGCCGATGCCGTCTGCCGCGCCGGCGCGGACCTGGTCAACGACAACTGGGCCGCCGTCGAACCGGAGATCCTGGACGTCGCCGCGCAGTACGGCGCCGGGTACATCTGCGCGCACACCAACGGTTTGCAGCCGCGGACGGAAGCCGTCCGGCCCGAGTACGACGACGTCGTCAAGGCCGTGATCGAAGGCACCACCGCGCTGGCCGAGCGGGCGCTGGAACGCGGGGTGCCGCGCGAGGGCATCATGATCGACCCCTGCATCGACTTCGGGAAGAACTCCTACCAGTCGCTGGAGCTGCTGCGGAACGTCGAAACGCTGACCGAGACCGGCTGGCCGGTGCTGATGGCGCTGTCGAACAAGGACGTGATCGGCGAGACGCTGGACGTGCCGGTCGGCGAGCGCGTGAGCGGGACCCTCGCGGCGACGGCGGTGGCTGCGCTGCACGGAGCCGCGATGTTCCGCGCGCACCAGGTGCGCGAGACCCGGCACGTGGTCGAGATGGTGGCCAGCATCGCGGGCACCCGCCCGCCCGCGAACGTGGTGCGTTCGCTGTGA
- a CDS encoding YciI family protein, with amino-acid sequence MYIALLTYTAPRNEVDYALPEHADWVRSHFSHGLFLVSGKGNGDADQVILTRPCLRGKLDAVLATDPFVIQRLARYTVIEFSATRTSHEFHAINEALAS; translated from the coding sequence ATGTACATAGCCTTGCTGACATACACAGCGCCTCGAAACGAAGTCGACTACGCACTTCCGGAACACGCGGATTGGGTGCGCTCGCACTTCTCGCACGGCTTGTTCCTGGTTTCCGGAAAAGGAAACGGGGATGCCGACCAGGTCATCCTCACCCGCCCGTGCCTGCGCGGCAAGCTGGACGCCGTGCTCGCCACCGACCCCTTCGTCATCCAACGCCTCGCGCGCTACACCGTGATCGAGTTCTCCGCCACCCGCACGTCCCACGAATTCCACGCCATCAACGAGGCACTCGCCTCCTGA
- a CDS encoding FAD binding domain-containing protein → MEFLRPASLAEALAAKAAHPDAVPVAGGTDVLVEINFDHRRPPALLDLNRVAELYGHDTVDGRIRIAAATPYTRIIAELGDRLPGLAMAARTVGSPQIRNRGSVGGNLGAASPAGDSHPALLADGAEVEIASVRGTRRVEAKDFYLGVKRNVLEPDELITAVHLAPAAGPQQFSKVGTRNAMVIAVCAFGLALHPGERRVGTGVGSAAPTPRRAVDAEEFIAGELAAEDQWDRPRALADSVKRRFGELVAQAAAPIDDVRGSADYRKHALSVLARRTLTWAWTDYCGGRQAECA, encoded by the coding sequence ATGGAGTTCCTGCGCCCCGCCTCGCTGGCCGAGGCCTTGGCGGCCAAGGCGGCGCACCCGGACGCGGTGCCCGTCGCGGGCGGCACGGACGTGCTGGTGGAGATCAACTTCGACCACCGCCGCCCGCCCGCGCTGCTCGACCTCAACCGCGTCGCCGAGCTGTACGGCCATGACACGGTGGACGGCCGGATCCGGATCGCCGCCGCGACGCCGTACACCCGGATCATCGCGGAACTCGGCGACCGCCTGCCCGGGCTCGCCATGGCCGCCCGGACGGTGGGCTCGCCGCAGATCCGCAACCGCGGCAGCGTCGGCGGAAACCTCGGCGCGGCCTCGCCCGCGGGTGACTCGCATCCGGCGCTGCTCGCGGATGGAGCCGAGGTCGAGATCGCGTCGGTGCGAGGCACCCGCCGCGTCGAGGCGAAGGACTTCTACCTCGGGGTGAAGCGCAACGTTCTTGAGCCGGACGAGCTGATCACCGCCGTCCACCTCGCGCCCGCCGCCGGTCCGCAGCAGTTCAGCAAGGTCGGCACGCGCAACGCGATGGTCATCGCCGTCTGCGCCTTCGGCCTCGCGCTGCACCCGGGCGAGCGCCGGGTCGGGACCGGGGTCGGCTCGGCCGCCCCGACCCCGCGCCGCGCCGTCGACGCCGAGGAGTTCATCGCCGGCGAGCTGGCGGCCGAGGACCAGTGGGACCGGCCCCGCGCGCTCGCTGACTCGGTGAAACGCCGGTTCGGCGAGCTGGTCGCGCAGGCCGCGGCCCCGATCGACGACGTCCGCGGCAGCGCGGACTACCGCAAGCACGCCCTGTCCGTCCTCGCCCGGCGGACGCTGACCTGGGCCTGGACCGACTACTGCGGCGGGAGGCAGGCCGAATGCGCGTGA
- a CDS encoding TetR family transcriptional regulator, whose translation MARDAEQTKRRLLDAATAEFSGYGIAGARVDRIAAASGCNKAMIYSYFGSKEQLFDAVFDERTKAFFAAVPFDAGDLAGYTGRAFDYYEDHPETLRLSTWYRLERPADEHLRAITEANDVRLGEIGRAQRAGEVPEHYSPVQLVVLIQALSAAWHTTNPELGPRLPADRAERRLTLVDAVQGLLARK comes from the coding sequence ATGGCTCGCGACGCGGAACAGACGAAACGCCGGCTTCTCGACGCCGCCACCGCCGAGTTCTCCGGCTACGGCATCGCGGGCGCGCGCGTCGATCGGATCGCCGCCGCCTCGGGCTGCAACAAGGCGATGATCTACTCCTACTTCGGCAGCAAAGAGCAGCTGTTCGACGCCGTCTTCGACGAGCGGACGAAGGCGTTCTTCGCCGCCGTGCCGTTCGACGCCGGCGACCTCGCCGGCTACACCGGGCGCGCGTTCGACTACTACGAGGACCATCCCGAGACGCTGCGGCTGTCCACCTGGTACCGGCTCGAACGGCCCGCCGACGAGCACCTGCGCGCGATCACCGAGGCGAACGACGTCCGGCTCGGCGAGATCGGCCGCGCACAGCGGGCGGGCGAGGTGCCGGAGCACTACTCGCCCGTGCAACTGGTCGTGCTGATCCAGGCGCTGTCCGCGGCGTGGCACACCACGAATCCGGAACTCGGTCCTCGGCTGCCCGCCGATCGGGCCGAACGGCGGCTTACCCTCGTCGACGCCGTTCAGGGATTGCTTGCGCGGAAATAG
- a CDS encoding nuclear transport factor 2 family protein, producing the protein MDARAHVDAWLAAWRARDLDAVMACYAEDIDFVASTVVRRWGRADGRLRGREELRLHFEQGLKLAPDLRLTEEALLSSPDGYALFYHRENGNRVLDVVELDAAGKAARVRAFYEHHQR; encoded by the coding sequence ATGGATGCTCGGGCGCACGTTGATGCCTGGCTTGCGGCCTGGCGAGCCCGGGACCTCGACGCGGTCATGGCCTGTTACGCCGAGGACATCGACTTCGTGGCGTCCACCGTGGTCCGCCGGTGGGGCCGGGCCGACGGGCGGCTGCGCGGCCGGGAGGAGCTGCGCCTGCATTTCGAGCAGGGGCTGAAACTGGCGCCGGACTTGAGGCTCACCGAAGAGGCACTCCTGAGCAGCCCGGACGGGTACGCGCTGTTCTACCACCGGGAGAACGGCAATCGCGTGCTCGACGTCGTGGAACTGGACGCCGCGGGCAAAGCCGCCCGCGTCCGTGCTTTCTACGAGCACCATCAGCGCTGA
- a CDS encoding pyrimidine reductase family protein: protein MIREIWPGTRDLADADLEELYSYPADPKWLAVNFVSSADGAVTVDGRSATLSTPADRVVYRLGNDLADVVLVGAGTALIEGFEGGQPDPQAAERRRRHGLAPIAPVAVVTSGRSLPPDAPVITKATVPTIVITSEAAPADLRSAWSAAGADVLVAGTDTVDFHAAVDGLVARGLTRIDCEGGPHLFASLAAAGAVDELRLTIAPLLVAGTASRIAAGAGLDPARLELASVLVEDGTLLLRYLL from the coding sequence GTGATCCGCGAGATCTGGCCCGGCACCCGCGACCTGGCCGACGCCGACCTGGAAGAGCTGTACTCCTACCCGGCGGACCCGAAGTGGCTGGCGGTGAACTTCGTTTCCAGCGCCGACGGCGCCGTGACGGTCGACGGCCGCTCGGCCACGCTGTCGACCCCGGCGGACCGGGTCGTCTACCGGCTGGGCAACGACCTCGCCGATGTCGTGCTGGTCGGTGCGGGGACGGCGTTGATCGAGGGTTTCGAAGGCGGTCAGCCGGACCCGCAGGCGGCCGAACGCCGCCGTCGCCACGGCCTGGCCCCGATCGCACCGGTCGCGGTGGTGACTTCGGGCCGCTCGCTGCCCCCGGACGCACCGGTGATCACGAAGGCCACGGTGCCCACGATCGTCATCACCAGTGAGGCCGCGCCCGCGGACCTGCGCTCGGCATGGTCCGCAGCGGGCGCGGACGTACTGGTCGCCGGCACCGACACCGTGGACTTCCACGCAGCCGTCGACGGTCTGGTCGCCCGCGGCCTGACCCGCATCGACTGCGAGGGCGGCCCGCACCTGTTCGCCTCGCTCGCCGCCGCCGGAGCGGTCGACGAGCTGCGTCTCACGATCGCCCCGCTCCTGGTCGCCGGCACGGCGTCCCGCATCGCCGCCGGCGCCGGGTTGGACCCGGCCCGGCTGGAGCTGGCCTCGGTTCTGGTCGAAGACGGGACGCTTTTGCTGCGGTACCTGCTTTAG
- the pucL gene encoding factor-independent urate hydroxylase yields MAIVLGDNRYGKAENRLVRVDRDGDEHRITDLNVSVSLSGDMSDTHLTGANDKVLATDTQKNTVHAFAREGIGEIEDYALRLSRHFVTSQESIHTARVEVESYPWQRLQVGGRPAHHSFARSGGGTRATTVTYDGERAWVLGGVRDLTVLNTTDSEFWGFPREEYTTLAETKDRILATAVSATWRFAGDEADWTKAYDTALASLLDAFGGTYSLSLQQTLYAMGTRVLETVPEIVEIRLSLPNKHHFLTDLSPFGLDNPGEVFHAADRPYGLIEGTVLRDDAPPAGPAWN; encoded by the coding sequence ATGGCGATCGTTCTGGGTGACAACCGCTACGGGAAGGCGGAGAACCGGCTCGTGCGCGTCGACCGCGACGGCGACGAGCACCGGATCACCGACCTCAACGTGAGCGTGTCGCTCTCGGGCGACATGAGCGACACCCACCTGACCGGGGCCAATGACAAGGTCCTGGCCACCGACACGCAGAAGAACACGGTGCACGCGTTCGCCCGCGAGGGGATCGGCGAGATCGAGGACTACGCCCTGCGGCTGTCCCGCCACTTCGTGACTTCGCAGGAGAGCATCCACACGGCGCGCGTCGAGGTCGAGTCGTACCCGTGGCAGCGGCTGCAGGTCGGCGGCCGGCCCGCGCACCACTCGTTCGCCCGCTCCGGCGGCGGCACCCGCGCGACCACCGTGACCTACGACGGCGAGCGCGCCTGGGTGCTGGGCGGCGTACGTGACTTGACGGTGCTGAACACCACGGACTCGGAATTCTGGGGTTTCCCGCGCGAGGAGTACACCACCCTCGCCGAGACGAAGGACCGGATCCTGGCCACGGCGGTGTCCGCGACCTGGCGCTTCGCCGGCGACGAGGCCGACTGGACCAAGGCGTACGACACGGCGCTGGCGTCGCTGCTCGACGCGTTCGGAGGAACGTACAGCCTCTCGCTGCAGCAGACGCTGTACGCGATGGGTACGCGGGTGCTGGAGACGGTGCCCGAAATCGTCGAGATCCGGCTTTCGCTGCCGAACAAACACCACTTCCTGACCGATCTCTCACCGTTCGGCCTGGACAACCCCGGTGAGGTGTTCCACGCCGCCGACCGGCCGTACGGCCTGATCGAGGGCACCGTGCTGCGCGACGACGCGCCGCCCGCCGGCCCGGCCTGGAACTGA